In Lachnospiraceae bacterium, one DNA window encodes the following:
- a CDS encoding doubled motif LPXTG anchor domain-containing protein, whose protein sequence is MYQRQSGKGKYIIYYVEGLDGERKEYRRFEADSGVWLTDEDKMPINGFEFKNWYQGSKRNPWNSGNLWLYYTRKSYPLFFENCQPIDPVYIKFEAKLSTGRPSGEPGRPANVEDDYTFEGWYLDPGFKEPVVWDQTMTDAGLTVYAKWAKPEYTVTFETNGAAEKESITREKGFILSETDLAAPKKENDEFLGWYTDEALTKKFVPESKIVKDTTLYARWKNSDTVTYTVRYMYGETEIAKPKQVTVPRDSQISEDALTIDGYYPETLSLGAKITQNGQEIIFRYKAVQSWEYTVKYRIKDTNTQVPGSTDETGSTSDQNIMITFKSFEGYTLTSDPVQKATQDEPEVIFYYVPKTAIYHVQHWYERLNGEFGLRCIDTFNTASGQLVTTEGKERLVDGFTLDTSIPETVAGGTTNIQNVLSLKLYYTRNVHNVSYVYEGTVPAGAQAAPAGSDHKYQENVTVEPQPSPVPGYVFSGWKIKEPGNGKLTIKNGKFVMPDEDVVLTGSFEVAEQTYQVRYVDEDTKTDILPMSAPKAAHFNDVIYGYKEKVDINGYTFVRATDITVGIVNDNNIVIVYYSKDANKDNIPDKYQITFTYKSADPNKGTVTGTTSEIVTVQTIQRDEVTGVITAVSEKTPQHPTQPSTVKAETGYKFDKWTDNAGKSFNDDTALEAESYLENQTFTAYFTATEQTYKVKYLDEDKNVEIHDMSDPKNAHFGDEIKGYTEKIDISGYTFVKAEDLKVGTDNEKNIVKVYYSKDDNKDNIPDKYQITFTYESADDNKGTVTGTTSEIVTVQTIQRDEVTGVITAVSEKTPQHPTQPSTVKAEAGYKFDKWTDNAGKSFNDDTALEAESYLEDQTFTAHFTATEQTYKVKYLDEDKNVEIHDMSDPKNAHFGDEIKGYTEKIDISGYTFVKAEDLKVGTDNEKNIVKVYYSKDDNKDNIPDKYQITFTYESADDNKGTVTGITKEVVTTYEITRDSVTDEIIVGKGPTAQHPTQPSTVTPKDGYRFEKWQQDDLTFFNSDDELRNSEYLEDQTFIAHFTVRRDLHYEIHYFYEDANGVVTEDTAAAIVSESGVFGEKILTTTVPKESGFNGKNYVLERIEGADKQIGLDPKENMVNVYYSMDEIGEIDPDEPDNIPDKYQVTFQYISENPSYGTVSGKVKEVVTRPKNADGTYNMTAPVHPKAEVTVAGIGNYKFNRWSDGNTNYSAASEIAKAGFIADTTFTAYFSYSGGNSGGGSSGGGGGGSHRSTISNTSGGPGVTTTITPGDVPMAELPESPAPIVIDDGEIPMAALPKTGQTTVKAALTMMFSGIFLALTAIGRKKKEQDV, encoded by the coding sequence ATGTATCAAAGACAATCCGGAAAAGGAAAATATATTATTTACTATGTAGAAGGCCTGGATGGTGAAAGAAAAGAATATAGAAGGTTTGAAGCTGACAGTGGAGTATGGTTGACAGACGAAGATAAGATGCCAATTAATGGTTTTGAGTTTAAGAATTGGTATCAGGGAAGCAAGAGGAATCCGTGGAATAGCGGTAATCTCTGGCTTTATTACACCAGAAAGTCTTATCCACTTTTCTTTGAAAACTGCCAGCCAATAGATCCTGTATATATCAAATTTGAAGCAAAGCTGTCCACAGGCAGACCTTCAGGAGAACCTGGAAGACCTGCAAATGTAGAAGATGATTATACCTTTGAAGGTTGGTATCTGGATCCAGGATTCAAAGAACCTGTAGTCTGGGATCAGACCATGACAGATGCTGGACTTACTGTTTACGCAAAATGGGCGAAACCAGAATACACAGTTACTTTTGAAACCAATGGAGCAGCAGAAAAAGAAAGTATCACCAGAGAAAAAGGCTTTATTTTATCAGAAACAGATCTGGCAGCACCAAAAAAAGAAAATGATGAATTCCTTGGCTGGTACACAGACGAAGCACTTACAAAGAAATTTGTTCCTGAGTCCAAGATCGTAAAAGATACAACCTTATATGCAAGATGGAAAAACTCTGACACAGTAACCTATACAGTACGTTATATGTATGGTGAAACAGAAATTGCTAAACCAAAACAGGTAACAGTGCCAAGAGATTCCCAGATCAGTGAAGATGCGCTCACAATAGACGGATATTATCCTGAAACATTATCTCTGGGTGCGAAGATCACACAGAATGGGCAGGAGATCATATTCAGGTATAAGGCAGTTCAAAGCTGGGAATACACAGTAAAATATCGTATTAAAGATACAAATACGCAGGTTCCTGGAAGTACAGATGAAACAGGTTCTACCAGTGACCAGAATATAATGATAACCTTTAAGTCATTTGAAGGGTATACATTAACATCTGATCCAGTGCAGAAAGCAACCCAGGATGAGCCAGAAGTTATTTTCTACTATGTACCTAAGACTGCAATCTATCATGTACAGCACTGGTATGAAAGACTGAATGGCGAATTTGGTCTTCGTTGTATTGATACATTCAATACTGCATCAGGTCAGTTAGTTACAACAGAAGGAAAAGAACGACTGGTTGATGGGTTTACGCTGGATACCAGTATTCCTGAAACTGTAGCAGGAGGTACTACAAACATCCAAAATGTATTATCACTGAAACTGTATTACACCAGAAATGTCCACAATGTATCTTATGTATACGAAGGTACAGTGCCAGCAGGCGCACAGGCAGCTCCTGCAGGATCTGACCATAAGTATCAGGAAAATGTTACTGTAGAACCGCAGCCATCACCAGTACCTGGTTATGTCTTCAGTGGTTGGAAGATCAAAGAACCGGGCAATGGAAAACTGACAATTAAAAATGGCAAATTTGTCATGCCAGATGAAGATGTTGTATTAACAGGTTCATTTGAAGTTGCGGAACAGACTTATCAGGTAAGATATGTAGACGAGGATACAAAGACAGATATTCTTCCAATGTCTGCTCCAAAGGCAGCGCATTTTAATGATGTGATCTATGGTTACAAAGAAAAAGTAGATATTAATGGATATACCTTTGTAAGAGCAACTGATATTACAGTAGGAATAGTCAATGATAATAACATTGTAATTGTATACTATAGTAAAGATGCTAACAAAGATAATATACCGGATAAGTATCAGATCACATTCACTTATAAGTCAGCAGATCCGAATAAAGGAACTGTAACAGGAACAACCAGTGAGATTGTTACTGTACAGACTATTCAGCGTGATGAGGTGACAGGTGTGATCACAGCAGTTAGTGAAAAGACACCACAGCATCCGACACAGCCATCCACAGTAAAAGCAGAAACTGGTTACAAGTTTGACAAGTGGACAGATAATGCAGGGAAATCATTCAATGATGATACAGCACTGGAAGCAGAGTCTTACCTTGAAAATCAGACTTTCACAGCATACTTTACAGCAACAGAGCAGACTTATAAGGTGAAATATCTGGATGAAGATAAAAATGTTGAAATCCATGATATGTCAGATCCAAAGAATGCACACTTTGGCGATGAGATCAAAGGTTATACAGAGAAAATTGATATCAGTGGATATACTTTTGTAAAAGCTGAAGACCTTAAAGTAGGAACAGACAATGAGAAGAACATTGTAAAGGTATATTACAGCAAAGATGATAATAAGGATAATATACCGGATAAGTATCAGATCACATTCACTTATGAGTCAGCAGATGATAATAAGGGAACTGTGACAGGAACAACCAGTGAGATTGTTACTGTACAGACTATTCAGCGTGATGAGGTGACAGGTGTGATCACAGCAGTTAGTGAAAAGACACCACAGCATCCGACACAGCCATCCACAGTAAAAGCAGAAGCTGGTTACAAGTTTGACAAGTGGACAGATAATGCAGGGAAATCATTCAATGATGATACAGCACTGGAAGCAGAGTCTTACCTTGAAGATCAGACGTTCACAGCACACTTTACAGCAACAGAGCAGACTTATAAGGTGAAATATCTGGATGAAGATAAAAATGTTGAAATCCATGATATGTCAGATCCAAAGAATGCACACTTTGGCGATGAGATCAAAGGTTATACAGAGAAAATTGATATCAGTGGATATACCTTTGTAAAAGCTGAAGACCTTAAAGTAGGAACAGACAATGAGAAGAACATTGTAAAGGTATATTACAGCAAAGATGATAATAAGGATAATATCCCGGATAAGTATCAGATCACATTCACTTATGAGTCAGCAGATGATAATAAGGGAACTGTGACAGGAATAACCAAAGAAGTGGTTACTACTTATGAAATCACCAGAGATAGCGTGACTGATGAGATCATAGTAGGAAAAGGCCCAACAGCACAGCATCCAACCCAGCCATCCACTGTAACACCAAAAGATGGTTACAGATTTGAAAAATGGCAGCAGGATGATCTGACATTCTTCAATAGTGATGATGAGCTGAGAAATTCTGAATACCTGGAAGATCAAACATTCATTGCACACTTTACTGTAAGAAGAGATCTTCATTATGAGATCCATTACTTCTATGAAGATGCCAATGGCGTTGTAACAGAAGATACAGCAGCAGCGATTGTAAGTGAAAGCGGTGTATTTGGAGAAAAGATCCTTACGACTACAGTGCCAAAGGAATCTGGATTTAACGGAAAGAATTACGTTCTGGAACGCATTGAAGGAGCAGATAAGCAGATCGGTCTTGATCCTAAAGAAAATATGGTAAATGTATATTACAGTATGGACGAGATCGGAGAAATTGATCCGGATGAGCCAGATAACATTCCAGATAAGTATCAGGTTACTTTCCAGTATATTTCTGAAAATCCATCTTATGGAACAGTGAGCGGTAAGGTAAAAGAAGTTGTTACCAGACCTAAGAATGCAGATGGTACCTACAACATGACTGCACCGGTTCATCCAAAGGCAGAAGTAACAGTTGCAGGAATCGGAAATTATAAGTTTAATCGCTGGTCTGATGGAAATACGAACTATAGCGCAGCAAGTGAGATCGCAAAAGCCGGATTTATCGCAGATACCACATTTACCGCATATTTCAGCTACAGTGGCGGAAATAGTGGCGGCGGTTCATCAGGTGGAGGCGGTGGCGGAAGCCATAGATCAACTATCTCCAATACAAGCGGAGGTCCTGGTGTTACTACAACGATCACCCCGGGAGACGTACCAATGGCAGAATTACCAGAGTCACCGGCACCAATCGTCATTGATGATGGTGAGATCCCAATGGCAGCACTTCCAAAGACTGGCCAGACCACTGTAAAAGCAGCACTGACCATGATGTTCTCAGGAATCTTCCTTGCATTAACTGCAATCGGAAGGAAAAAGAAAGAACAGGATGTATAG
- a CDS encoding IS1634 family transposase — MSYFLKKTNNKKGTYLQIYESYYDPTRKCGAHRSYKPLGYVHELQATGIEDPIAVFTKEVQKLNQKCKQKKQAEKEQHISDVSPEKHLGYFPLKNINDSLGCKRFIDLMQTATNFRFNIFDMMSALIYARTVHPCSKSKTYDEVIPNLFENHDFSLDQLYSGLEYIGSEYEKVIEIYNHQINQTYPLDTVHTYFDCTNFYFEIDKEDDFRLKGPSKENRREPIVGMGLLLDANQIPIGMKMYPGNESEKPVIRNIIDDLKKRSHISGRTIQIADKGLNCFNNIAHALKAGDGYIFSKSVKTLPETEKTWVLLENDYADVKNKRGEILYRIKECVDDFSYSYTDTAGHKKTVKLTEKRIVTFNPKLAAKQKYEINRQVEKAKKLKASQAKRSEYGDSSKYVSFIPTNKKGEETEGAVKVEINEKSIENARKFAGYNMIVTSEIHMAASKVYAAYHNLWRIEESFRVMKSQLDARPVYLQKQETITGHFLICYLAVLLTRILQIHILKNQYGTEEIFDFIRDFRVAKISDRKYINLSRNSSFIKFFSDHTGLPLTSYFMGNTDIKKVLSHRF, encoded by the coding sequence ATGTCTTATTTCTTAAAGAAAACAAACAATAAAAAGGGTACTTATTTACAGATCTACGAAAGTTATTATGATCCTACTCGAAAATGCGGTGCTCATCGTTCTTACAAACCTCTGGGGTATGTACACGAACTTCAGGCTACCGGCATTGAGGATCCGATTGCTGTTTTTACCAAAGAGGTCCAGAAACTTAATCAGAAATGCAAACAGAAAAAACAGGCAGAAAAAGAACAACATATCTCCGATGTGTCTCCCGAAAAACATCTGGGGTATTTTCCTTTAAAAAATATCAATGACTCTCTCGGCTGTAAGCGGTTTATTGATCTCATGCAGACGGCAACTAATTTCAGATTTAACATTTTTGATATGATGTCTGCTTTAATTTATGCAAGAACAGTCCATCCCTGTTCGAAATCAAAAACTTATGATGAGGTTATCCCAAATCTCTTTGAAAACCACGATTTTTCACTGGACCAGCTGTATTCCGGTCTGGAGTACATTGGCTCCGAATACGAAAAGGTGATCGAGATCTATAACCACCAGATCAATCAGACATATCCGCTTGATACGGTCCACACATACTTTGATTGTACAAACTTTTACTTTGAGATTGATAAAGAAGATGATTTCCGACTGAAAGGCCCCTCAAAAGAAAACCGCAGGGAACCGATCGTCGGTATGGGCCTGCTCCTGGATGCCAACCAGATCCCTATCGGTATGAAAATGTATCCTGGGAATGAAAGTGAAAAACCCGTTATACGCAACATCATTGATGATCTTAAAAAACGCAGTCACATATCCGGCAGAACGATCCAGATCGCGGATAAGGGACTTAACTGCTTTAATAACATCGCACACGCATTGAAAGCTGGCGATGGATACATCTTCTCCAAATCTGTAAAAACTCTTCCTGAGACGGAAAAAACATGGGTCCTGCTTGAAAATGACTATGCAGACGTTAAGAACAAAAGAGGAGAGATACTGTACCGTATCAAGGAATGCGTAGATGATTTTTCTTATTCCTACACAGATACCGCTGGACATAAAAAAACAGTAAAACTTACAGAAAAACGGATCGTAACATTCAATCCAAAACTTGCCGCAAAACAGAAATATGAAATAAACCGGCAGGTCGAGAAAGCAAAGAAGCTCAAAGCCAGTCAGGCAAAAAGATCCGAATATGGCGATAGTTCTAAATATGTTTCTTTTATTCCCACTAATAAAAAGGGAGAAGAAACAGAGGGTGCTGTAAAAGTTGAAATAAACGAAAAATCCATTGAGAATGCCCGCAAATTTGCAGGTTATAACATGATCGTTACTTCAGAGATCCACATGGCTGCGTCCAAGGTGTATGCTGCCTACCATAATCTCTGGCGCATTGAAGAATCTTTCCGTGTCATGAAATCCCAGCTTGATGCAAGACCTGTATATTTACAAAAACAGGAAACGATCACCGGACATTTCCTCATTTGTTACCTTGCGGTACTGCTGACCAGGATCTTACAGATACACATCTTAAAAAACCAGTATGGTACCGAAGAGATATTTGATTTCATACGTGACTTCAGAGTTGCAAAAATATCTGACCGAAAATATATAAACTTATCACGGAATTCTTCTTTTATAAAGTTTTTTTCCGATCATACCGGACTTCCATTAACCTCTTATTTTATGGGTAATACCGATATTAAAAAAGTGCTGAGCCATAGATTTTAG